TGCCGCAATTGCGTCGCTCCCTTCGCACGGCAACGGTTGGCCGGGGTTGATGCAATACCGTCCAAGCCGACGTGCAGGGTCGTCCGCCCGCCGGCCACGCTGCTTGCGAAAGTGCGGCCGCTTCAATGGAAGAAACGTTCGAGGCGTTCCGCCTCCCCTACTGTGATCGCGATGACCGCCCCATGCTTCGGGCGCGTGAAGTTGGTCGCCTTCATCGGCGATCCCGCGTCGTTGAAGCGACCGATCGGCGTGTAGGTCATGAAGTCCTTCGTCTCCGCGAAGCCCATGTTGTTGGGCTTGATCCCGAACACGTCGTACATCAACACGTAGGTGTTGCTGTTGTAGCGACGCCACAACGTCGGCGCCTCCGACGCATGCTGTTCCTGATCGACCTTGCCGGGCTCGTAGCTCCAGCCGCCATTGATCCGGGTGGACACCGCATGGCGGATGTTTCCCGGCGGCGTGTGGGCGACGTAGAACATGTGATATTTGCTGCCGACCTTCGTGATGTCGGCGTCGATCACGTTGACCTTCGCATCGGGGAAGGAGAACAGTTTGCGCGGCGCCTCCGTCAGGGTCTTGAAATCGGCATCCGCGTACGAATAGACCAGATAGTTCGGCCCGTTGCCATCGCGGACCGTGTAATAGACCATCAACCTACGACGTTGCGGATCGTAAATCGTTTCCGGCGCCCAGCTGTTGCCGATGTTGCGATACTGCGGAAACAGGCTGGCGGGCGTTACCCGTGCTAGCGTCCAGTGCAGCAAATCGTACGACTTCATGAAGATCAGGTTGCGATTGTTACCCCAGCCATATTCCTTTTCCGGCCGCTCCCAGTCGGTCGTACGCAACCCTTCCCGTTTGGCGAAGATGTGCAAGTCGGTCATTGAGAGATAGAAGGCGCCGTCCGGTCCGCGCATGATGTGCGGATCGCGAATACCTTTCTGCTCGGCGACGTCACGGCCCGAGAGCACCGCCTTGCCGTCATTCACGTCGGTGAAACTATACCCGTCGCGCGACGTGGCGAAGTGAAGGGAGTGATCTTCGTCCGTGAAATAGGTCATCAGATAGGCGCTGCGCTTGCCGGTATCTGCCGCCGGCTTGATCAGGCCCGCCTTGTCGACGATGGCGAGCTGGCGAGCCGCCGGTGCAGCAGCCGGCGTCGCGGCGTGCATCGCGGTCGTGGCCACGGCGACCACCAGGCAGGTTACGTTTCGCAGGACACGTTTCAAGATGCTCTCCCTTTCCGAACGGCTCTCACCAATACTCCGACAAGTCAATCAGGAGAGCTGACTGCTGCGGTGCCTGTCAGCGCGGCAGACCGCGCCGGCGACGATCGGCAATCCGGCTCACGATCGCGGTGCCGCCACCTTCTCGAAGACCGGCCGCGTCTCTCCGTCGAGCTCGGTCGCTTCCCGTACGACCTCGATCCGGTCGCCCCGGTCGCGAAGCTCGTAGAGCTTGCCGCGCGCATTCTGGAACGGGCGGTGCAGGACCATCATCAGCGTATCGTCGAAGCGGCGGAAGATCATGCCATGCCCGCTGTCTGCGCGGACCAACGGCGGCAATTGCTCCCACGGGCCTGCAATGTCGCCGCTCGTGGAACGCGCGACCGACTGGACGTAGCCGTCCTTGTCGTAGCTGGACCAGAGCATCAACAAGGTGCCGGTCCGCGTGCGGAACAACTCCGGCCCATCGGTGACGTTGCCGGCCGTGGGATCGGTCGGGTCGGCTCGTTTCACCCACGGCGCCTCCGACGCGCGGAACAACAATCGCGGCACCCCGGCGGCGCGCAGGTCGCCGGTCAACGGCACCGCCTCGATCGTCCCGTCGCCGATCTGCACCCACTCGTGCGCGTAGACCATCCACGGCTTGCCGTCGCGATCGACGTGGAGCGTGCCGTCGAGCGTCATCACCGAGGCGTCGACCACCGGCGCGCCGCCGCGCAACAGCCGAAAAGGACCGCCGAGCGTGTCGGCAACCGCGATCAGCGTGCTGCGCCGTACGGGTCGGCGGCCGCCCACCGTCGGCAGCTTGGCCGCATCGTTGTAGAACGTGGCGAACAAATACCAGCGCCCGCGCCACCGGTGGACCTCGGGCGCCCAGGCGCCGTCGTTCGCCCATGTCCCCGGCGGCAAGGTGAAGACCACTTTGCCGCGCTGCCAGCGTTTGAGGTCGCCACTGCGATAGGCCATGATGCCGAGCCGCTTGTCGCCGGTCATCTCCGGCTCGTTACGCGTGAACAACCAATAGCTGCCGCTCGCACGATCCGCGACGATCCATGGATCGTGCAGCGGCATTGCGGGCATCAGCAGCGATCCCGCATCGGTCGCGACGGATCGCTTCGGCACCGCCGCGGGAAGGCAGATCAGGAGCGCCGCAGCGGCTAGCGAGCGAATAAACATGATACACGAGCACCTTCGCGACTTACCTTGAGGGTAGCGACAGACCGCGGCGGAGCAAGCCCGACCGCGCCCGAGCGCGTAAGACGGGAAGAGGCTCCGCTTCGGCAGCGCGCCAAACCTGCGCTCCGCCAGGCACGTATCGCACCTCGCCGCCAATATGGGTCGCAAAAGCAGCGAAGCGCAAAGCCGGGCGCGTTAAGGATGTTGCAGTTGCCGCGGCCGACAGCCGGCAACTCGCTTTCAGTCCGGACCCGTAGATGATCGGAGCAATCGACCTTCGCGGCCGATCAGATGACAACGGGCAACCAGAGTGGTCGGGGCCGGTACAAGGTAGCCGTCATGCACACATCGATCGTGCCTTGCGCCGGCCACATCGTGTGTACCGCTGTGATAGCACGAAGACCATTGTCGCGCCGGGCATCGAACGCGACACCCGGGATCAATTTGACCGACCGACGCGCCTGCGGCGACATGGTTCGCGGAGGAAGATTCGCGGTCAGGCGAACGCGCGTCACGATCGCGATACAATCTCGGTTTTCAGCCCAACGGGCGTGTCCGCCGCACGATCGGCGCCGCTGTCTCTCCCCCCATCAAAGTCGAAGGATGAATCGATGAAAATCTCTGTGGCACGAATGATGGCGCCGGCCCTCGCGCTTGCTTTCGCGGGATCGGACGCTGCGGCGCAGGGTCTGCGCTACGATTGCCAGAACGAGCCGGTCGCGATCGAAATCCCCGGCGATCGCCTCGACAGGGCGCTGGCGCAATTGCGGATCGCGACGCGCTGCCCGATCTCCGGCACGAAGCTGGCGAAGGGCAAGCGGTCGCGCCCGCTCGTCGGCACGATGGTGCCCGAGGAAGCGCTACAGGCGATGCTGAACGGCACCGGGCTGCAGGCACGTCGCCTGAAGGGTGGGTTCCAGGTCGTGCGGCTCCCGCGCCGTTGAGAATGCACCGGGGAGGCTGAGCGCCTCCCCGGGCGTCACCCGGCCATGCCGATGCCCGTCCACACGGCCATCGCGATCATCATCAGATTCTCGGTCAGCGACAGGAAGCCGAGCGGCACGTTGCTCGATCCGCCGACGCACGCGCATTTCAACGCGCGCCGGTCGATGTAGACCGCCTTGATCACCGACGCCGCGCCGATCGTCCCGATGCTCAGCGCGACCGGCACGGACAGCCACGTCGCCGCGCCTGCGATCATCAGCACGCCCGCCAGTCCCTCGGCAAAGGGATAGACGTAGGAATAAGGCACCCAGCGTTTCGCGAGCAGGTCGTAGTTGAGGAACATCGTCGCGAAACTCTCGATATTCTGGAGTTTCAGCAGCGCCAGCACGGCCATGCTGAACGCGACGAACCACTCCCCCGCACGCAGCGTGAACGATGTGCCGTACACCGCATGGCTGGCGGCCAGCGCCATCAGCGCGGTCATCGCGAACAGCGCCGCGACCGGGCGGTAGGTGGTCGCCTCGGGATCCACGACGCGCTTGCCGAAGCGGCGGCGCAGATCGTCGTAGCCGCCGATCCGGTCGCCATCGATGAAGATCTGCGGGGTCGTGCCGACGCCGTGCTCCGCCTTGAACGCGTCGGTTTCCGCACGCGTGCGCAGCCAGTGGTCCTCGACGGCATAGCCCTGCCGTCGCAACAGATCCTTCGCCTTTAGACCATACGGGCAGACATGGCGCTCCATCACCATGCGGTACAGGACGGCGCGGCGCGGTTCGACAGAGGCGGGCATGACAGCGTCTTTCGGTTGGTATCGGGGAAGCTGTCACCCATATGGGGTCCGTACCATGGTACGGAGTCAAGGCATGTCGGGACTGACGATCGCCGGACTGGCGCGCGCCGCAGGAGTTGGTGTGGAGACGGTGCGTTACTACCAACGGCGCGGGTTGCTGCTCACCCCCGATCGCACCGGCGCGACCGGCGGCATCCGCCGCTACGACGCGCAAGATGTTCGCCGGCTGCGTTTCATCCGCTCGGCGCAGGCGGCCGGCTTCACGCTCGAACAGATCGGTGAGTTGCTGGCGCTGGACGCAACCGAGGATCGCGCGCGGGTACGCGCGCTGGCCGGCGAGCGGCTGGCGGCGCTGGATGCGCAGATCGCTGCACTGGAGACCGCGCGCGCGTCGCTGCGACGGCTGGCCGGCGAATGTGCGGACGGGGCGGCCGGACCCTGCCCGATCCTGACGTCCTTCGAACATCGCTGAACGAGATACCGGATGGGAGCGGCATGATCTCCGCACGTGGCGCCGGTCCGAGCCACATGCCGCGATCATGAGCGGGACCGGGACGCGACGGCGGCCTGATCAGGCGAAGCCTCGCCCTGTCCACGAGCCCGCGCATCTTGCGATCGAAGCGGTGTGATGGGCTCGGTCCGCCACCCGGGCCACGGCCCGGCTGGCGCGCAAACCGACGCCGTAAATTGGTCAGCCTTCGAGATCGGTGGCGAGCGAAACGCCCATGTAGCGGCCGGCGTTGTAGGTCAGTCCCCCCGAGGACCCGGCGATCCAGCGATAGCTGTCGAACAGGTTCGTCACCTGGACACGTGCCACGAGGTCACGTTGCGCCAGTCGGAGCCGGTGCCGCGCGCCGATTGCGACGGTGAGCCGGGACGGCAGGTGGACGGCATTTTCCTGATCGGCGAACGACCCGCCGTGACGGGTCACCTGAACGTCGAGCGATGATCCCTTCCACCCCTCGGGATGCACGTCCATCGCTACCACGACGCGGCTGCGGCTGGTCCCGACCGGACGCGCGCCGATCGCCCCGTTCGTCACCGGTTCGCCGGCGACACGCGGATCGAGCAGGACCGCGCCGGCGACCACGCTCGCGAACCGCGTCACCTCGCCGCTCAGCGATCCCTCGACGCCGCGATGGCGGACCTCACCCAGCCGGCGGTAAAAGCCGCTCGCGTCCAGGTTGAAGTAGGGCTTGCGGATGTCGAACACCCCGACCGCACCCTTCAATCCACCTGCGGTGGCGCGCACGCCCGCATCCACCTGTTGCGTCCGCAACGCCGGCGGCGCCGCGTTCCGGTTGCTGGCGTTGTCGGGCGCGACTTCGCTTTCCTCCAGGCCGCGGGTAAAGCCTGCGTACGCCGACACGCCGGACGCGACATCCAGCGACGCCATCAGGTTGAACAGCCACGGGCGATCGCGCGCGACGATCTCGTCGCTGCCCGGTGGGCGCACATGCTTGCGGTAACCGGTCTTCTGGATGCCGAGGTTCAGGCTGCCGCGTCCCTTCCAGCGACCTTCGTAGGCGATCCCGGCCGTGACCTGCCGGACGTCGTCCGGCGTGCGTTCCGCAAAGCCGAACAACGGCTCCGCCTGCGGTGCCTGGGTCCTGATGTCGCGTCGGGACAGTTCCACCGCATCCGCGTCGCCATAGATCCGCGCCTGATCGCGGGCGCGCAACGATGCATGGAAGCGGTGGACGCGCGGACCTTCGGTGAGCGCGCGCGACACGCGGATCTCGCCCGAGGTCGAGGCGTAGCGTGACGCGGGCGCGGCATAGACGGTTTCGACACCCACGCCGCGCGCGTCCACGTCCAGCCACAAGGTCGTCCGGTCGCGGTCGATGGCATAGACCGAGCGGAACAGGCCAGCCGCCAGCGACCATTCGCCGCGGCGCGTCCGTGCGATCACCCCGGCGTTGCTGCCGCTCGACGTATTCGTCGCCCACGTCTGCCCGGTGTATCGTCGACGATCGCGCAGCGGTGGCGGGACGAACGGCCCGCTGGTGAAGTAGGTCGGGACGGCTTCCTCGCTCCACGATGTCTCCGCGCTCCAGAACGGGATCACCTCGGTGTCGGGTGCCGGTCGCCACCGGAAGCTGAGCCCGGCGGAAAATATCTGCGGCGTGCCGCCGAACCATTCGTTGTCGCGATATCCGGCCACGCCGCCGGCGGCGGACAGCACCTCGCCGGCAATCGGGGCGCGGACATCGAACTCGATACTGGCATCGCCGAACGTCCCTGCGTTCAGCCGCGGGCTCAGCACCACCGCATCGGGCGTTTCGGGCAGCCGGAAATCGGCGATGCCGGTGGGAGCGGGAAACGGATAGTCGATCGCGGTCAGGCCGATGCGGACGATGGAACTGTCCACGATACGGTAGCTGAGGTCGGCCTGCTGATCGATATACAGGCCCTCGACGCGGACGTTGCCGGCGTCGACGGGCGAGAAGCCGCGCACGTCCTCTTCATCGTACAGCCCCACGGATTCATTGGCGTAGCTTACGCCGAACGCGTCCTCGGCGGCGCGTGCCGCATTCTGGTCGGCACGTTGCGCCGCTGCCTCGCCGGCCCACCCCAAGGCCGCGAGCGCCATCAATACCCGGTTGTGCATACCCGATCCCCTTCCGCTTTTTTAGCGGAAGGGCGCGCACCGACCAAGATGAAACCGCGCCGGGGCCGCGCAAGATCGGTCAGCATCGGTCAAAGCGAGGAATAGACGCGGGATAGTCGAAGTCTTTCGCGACAACCAACGCACGGGAGCGCTGCAGGTCACGGTCTCCCGGCAACGCACCTTCGACAGCATCGACCAGCATCGCGCGCTGCTCTCACGCCAGCGACACTCCTATTTGCGCCGAACCTCGCCGCGATTGCTTTTCCCCGAAGCGCAAGCCGAACGAGAACCCCGCGCCACGCGAAAGCGTCCGCGCGAGACGCCGCGCCGCACGGTCCATCGCGGCCAGCGCAGCGCCGTCAGTCGCGCGGCGCGCGGGCGATCACTGCCTGCGCCGCACGCAGCCGCGCCTTCCATATCTTCACCGACGGATGCCCGGCAGCGAGACCCACGAGCCGCCCCTCGATCTGCGCCACATCGCGCCGTGCTGCGTCGAGTTCGGCCGCGGTCGGCGCGGGTTGGATCTTGGCACGCGCATGTGCGCCGGTGCGGCCCTTGCTCTTGGTCATGACGACCCAGATGCTCGCAGCGGCGGCCCGGCGTCAATGACCGACGTGCAGGGGGCGGGCGTCATCGCGGCACGACGCGCCCCGCCGCCGGAAAAAGCCCGTCCGGATACAAGACGATCCGCGACGAGCACGAGCGCGGGGCATGGTATGGCATCAGCATATCGGCAGGCATGATCGGGGCTCCGGTCGGCCGTGATGGCCACGCCCTCTCCTGGCCACCCCCCTGCTGCCAGCATGGTGGCAGCAGCATGCCCGCCCCATCGCCTTTCCTTGCCCTCCCGCATCGGAACGGACCGCTGCCCCTTTCCACGCCATGCCGAAACGTGGAACCGCCGGGCCGATGAACCCGGCCCCCGCTCCCTTCATACTCCTCGCAAAGCAACGGCCTGGCCGACGTTGCAGCAATCTTTGCAACGCTTCGTCGTAAATGCTGCTGCTCCGCGCGCTTTTGCTATACTAGCGGATCCGTCATCAGTGTTCTCCGTGCGTCATCCTTGCCGATCGTCATTGAAATGAAACCGGAGCGAGCCCGATCGTGACCAATACTGAGCCCTTCCCCGCGCCTGTGCCGGGTCCGGAGCTGTCGATCGTGGTGCCGACCTTCAACGAGGCCGACAACATCGGTTTGCTGGTCGAGGCGGTGGCAGCGGCTGCAACCGGGATCGCGTGGGAGCTGGTGTTCGTCGACGACCACTCGCCGGACGGGACCGCCGAACGCGTGCGCGGGATCGCGCGAGACGACGCCCGCGTGCGGATCGTGCATCGCTACGGGCGCCGCGGGCTGTCCAGCGCGTGCGTGGAAGGGATTATGTCGTCATCCGCGCCGTGCTGCATCGTGATGGATGCCGATTTTCAGCACGACGAGCGGATCATCCCGGCGCTGTTCGCTGCAATCCGCAGCGGCGAAGCGGATCTGGCGGTGGGAAGCCGCTATACCGATGGCGGCGGCTTCGGCGGGTGGGACAAACGCCGCGTCGCGATCAGCAAGCTGGCGACGCGACTGGCGGCGCGGCTGACCGGCACCGCGATGACCGATCCGATGAGCGGGTTCTTCGCGGTCCGCCGCGATAGCTTCATGCGCTCGCTGCCGGGCCTTTCCTCGATCGGGTTCAAGGTGTTGCTCGATATCGCGGCCTCGGCACCGGCGCCACTCGTGGTGGTGGAGGTGCCCTATACCTTCCGCACCCGCCAGCGCGGCGAGAGCAAGCTCGATACGCTGGTACTTTGGCAATATATCGAACTGCTGATCGACAAGACCATCGGGCGCTACGTCTCGACCCGTTTCGTCAGCTTCGCGGTGGTCGGCGGGCTGGGCGTTGCGGTGCACTTCCTGATCCTGACCAGCCTGTACATGGGGCTGGGCACGTCGTTCGGCGTGGCGCAGACCGCGGCCACGGTCGTCGCGATCTCGAACAATTTTTTCCTCAACAACGCGCTGACGTACAGCGATCGGCGGCTGAGGGGACGTCGGCTGTTCTGGGGCTGGATCACCTTCAACCTGATCTGTGCCACCGGCGCCGCCGCCAACGTCGGCGTGGCCGATTATCTGTTCGCACGTCCGGTCAACTGGGTGTTGTCGGCATTCGCCGGCATCCTGGTCAGCGTGGTCTGGAATTACACGATCAGCAACGCCGTGACGTGGCGCAGGAAGTGAACGGCGCGACCGAAGCGGCGGCGTCGCCGGCGAGCGCGGACGAGGTGGATGGCGCCGCCGCGAACCGCGCGACCGCGACGGGATTTTTCCGCCAAAACCCCCACCAATGGAGCCGCGCGGCGTGGCGGAGCGACCGCGTCGGCCTGACGATGCGTGCGCTCGACGCGGTGCCGCCGGCGCGCATGGCCCTGTGGCTTTACGTGCTGGCCTGCGCAATCCTGCTGCTCGTCGGATTCGCGGTGCGGTTCCGCACCGGGGCCGCAGCGCTGGAGGCCGACGAGGCCGAATATCTCGGCCTGTCGAGCGAGATCATGCGCGGGATCTGGCATCTCTCGCCGCGCCGCACGCTGGCCTTCCCGGCGCTGCTGGCTGCGATTCGGTCGCTGTGGGACGACCTGCTGTTCCTCCAGGTCGTCGTCGCCGCGATCTTTGCGCTGTCGGCGCCGGCGCTGTTCGCGCTGGTACGACGGCTGACATGCTCGACCGCGATCGCCGCGGTCGCGACGGTCGCCTTCGTGCTGTGGCCGCCGGTGATCTATTATGGCGTTTCACTGTACAGCGAAACGCTGGCGCTGCCGGTCTTCCTTGCCGCACTGGCGCTGCTACCGTCCGGCACGCGGGTTGCCGACGGGATCGCCGCGGGCACGCGCGCAGGCATCGATACCGCCCTGCTGCGCGCGCCGTGGCGGCATGCACTGTTCGCCGGCATGATGCTCGGGTTCGCGGCGCATGTCCGCCCGATGTACCTGCTGTTCCTGCCGGTGCTGGTGCTGATCGTGCTGATCGAGGAGCGGCGCGTCGCCGTCGCGTTGCGCCGTACCGCGATCGTGCTGGCAGGCTTTGCGCTCGTCGTGCTGCCGTGGTCGCTCTACATGAGCCAGCGCCACGAGCGCGTGATCCTGCTGACCGCCAATGGCGGCGAGACGCTGGCCGGCGGGCTGACGCCGCGGCTGCTGACGCCGGCCGGTCGCTACACCATCCGAACCGATGACCGCACCACCTGGGTTGGGCCGGGCAAATGGCTGCCGATGCACGACAACGGCTATCTGTCGGCGCAAGAGCAGACCCTCCCCTACACGCAGGTCGACGGGCTTCTGCAGAAACGCACGTTCGCGTGGATCGCCGCCGACCCCGCGCAGGCCGCGTTCATCGAAATACGCAAGCTGAGCTACATGTGGGGCATCTATCCGTTCGCCGGGAATGGCACGCGGCAATGGCTGTTCGGCAACCTGCCGACGCTGTTCGTGCTCGCGCTGTCGCTGGCGTTCCTGCTGACAAGCCGCACGGCGCGCGTCGCCTTGCCGCGACTGTGGATGCTGGCACTGTTCGTCAGCGGCGTGGCGCTGATCAGCTGGGGTAGCTGGCGTTTTCGCCAGCCCGCCGACGCCGGCCTCCTGGCCTTCGTCGCGTGCAATCTCTGCTGGCGGCTCCGCCGGCACTTGCCCGCGCGGCGTGCGGATGACGGGGAGAGCGGGGACCCGCCCCGCGCCGACGGCGGCCTTACGACCACGATCAGTTGAACGGCGACGGCGCGGCCGTCGCGTTTGCCCTACGTTTCGAATCGCTCGCTTTCCGGCACGTCATGGCGGGGCGGATTGGTGCCCGATCAACTGACGGGCAGCTGCAGGTGACGACAACGGCTCCTACCCGGCAGAAGGCACGCTCGCGATCCGACCGGTCGCATAGCCCACGACGTCGCCGCCCGTTGCACAGGCGGCTGTAGGTCACCTGTCCTTCCGGGCGTGACCGGCCCTCGAGCCCGGCGCCGCTCCTTATCCGTGAGGTCACGATTCCAGAAGTGGGGGCGAAGCGTCGAGGGAAGGCCAAGAGGCGGTGTGCTCGTGAGCCGCTCCAATCGCGGATACGCCGCGTGCATCCTTGGCGTCGCCACCCGGAACGCATCGTCCCTCTGTACCGGCACCTGCGGTCCGGACGCGTGCGTCTGGCGAAGCATAAAGCTCATGAAGCATGAAGCTTACACGAACATGCGCGATCTACTCCAGAAAGCGTATTTCACGCCGACACGGCGACGTCACACATGGCGCCAAGCAGCCGGCACTCCATCGAAGCAGGCACCAAGCACGGCAACAAACAAAAACCCCGCCCAGCACTTGGCGGGACGGGGTTTTGTTTTCCAATGGTGCGCCCGGAACGATTCGAACGTCCGACCCTCAGATTCGTAGTCTGATGCTCTATCCAGCTGAGCTACGGGCGCATCGTGGAGCGGCGCTGTTAGCCGGCGAATCGGGACCACGCAAGGGCATTGCGCCACTTTTTTTGCCCCTCTACGCCGAAACCATGCTTCGCCCGCTCGCCTCGTTCGCTTCGCTGTCGCTCCTCGCCGCCTGTGCGGCCGATCCGACGGTCTACCCCTCGCTCGCGCCCCGTCCGGCCGAGAAGCTGGGGTTCGAGGAACCCGCCCCGCCGCCAGCGACTGCGGCCGTCGCTGACCCGGCGCTCGACGCACGCCTCGCGGCGCTCTCGCAGCAGCGCGCCACCGCCGTGAAAGACTTCGATCGTGCCGCCGCGCGCGCCGACACGCTGGCGCGCTCCGCGCGTGGTGCGAAGGTCGGCAGCGACGCCTGGATCGCGGCGCAGACCGCGATCGCCGATCTCGATGCGCTGCGCTCGACGCATGCCGACGCGCTCGGCACGCTCGATGAACTCGCCGCCGCGCGCGCGCAGGCGCTGCAACCCGCCTATCCGTCGCTGGAACGCGAACTGGCCGCGGCGCGCGCCGCCGCCACCGCGCAGACCGCGCGCATCGACGCCCTCACCGCCGCGCTGCCCAGCCCCTGAGCGCCGCCGCTCAGAACGTCAGCAGAGGCAGGATGCTCGCATAATCGTCGGTCCACGCCGCGAACCCGGGGCGCGCGCGCAGCGTCTTCCATTCGCCCTCCCGACCCGTGACCAGCGCCAGCGTCCACGGATCACGTGTCATCACCACCCAGGACGACGGCGTCTCCTCCTCCTTCAGCAGCGAGGGGCGGTGGTCGAGGATCAACGCCTGCCACCCGCCCGCACGCGCCGCCGCCGCGACGACCGGGCGCAGGTTGACGAAGCGGTTGGAGATATGGACCGCCAGCACGCCGTTGCGCGCCAGCACCCGCGCGTAGCCCGCGAACGCCTCGCGCGTCAGCAGGTGCATCGGCACCGCGTCGGAGGAGAAAGCATCCAGCGCGAGCACGTCGAGGCTGGCGGGTGCGGCCCGCTCCAGCGACAGCCGCGCATCGCCCAGTACGATCGTCGCCTGCGGCGCGCAATCCGCGACGAAGGTGAAGCGCCGCGCCCGCGTCAGCGCCGCCATCGCGGGATCGATCTCGTAGAAGCGCCAGCGCTGTCCCGGTTGCGCGTAACAGGCCAGCGTGCCCGTCCCCAGCCCGACAACCCCGATCCGCGCGCCCGGCCCGAACACCGCCGGCGCGGCGCGCATCACGTGACCCACACCCGAATCGGGCGTGTAATAGGTCGTCGGCGTCCGCTCGCGCGCCGCCGTTCCGGTCAGCTGGACGCCGTGCAGCGTCGTGCCGTGGATCAGCGTCCGCCGCCGCGCCTCGTCCGCCACGGTATAGACCCCGAAATAGCTGCGCACCCGCGCGCCCGGCTCCAGCGACAGCGACACCGCGCGCACGCCGCCGAACAGCAGCAACCCGCTGGCGAGCACCAGCAGGTACGGCACTCGCGCGCCCAGCGACACCAGCCCGCCCAGCGCGACGATGGCGAAGATCGTGCCGACATGCCGTACCTCGCGAAACCCGCCCGGCTCGCGCCCGATCAGCAGCACCGCGCCCGCCAGCAGCAGCACGATCGCGACCGACCCGATCGCCGGCGCTCCACGGCGATGCCAGACGGCGCGCAATGCTGGCGTCAGATAGGTCTGCGGCACCAGCATCCCCGCCGCCACGATCAGCAGCGGATATTCCCACGTCCAGTCGAACAGCGTCGGCGCGACCAGCCCCGCGAACACGCCGCCCAGCGCGCCACCGAACGACATCGCGAGGTAGAAGCCGGTCAGCCTCGCCGGCTCCGGACGCAGGCGGTACAGCTGGGTGTGCAGCGCGACCGAGATCATGAACAGCAGGATCAGCGCGGTGACCGCACTGAACGTCGCGCGCTCCGCGAATCCGCCCATCAGGACGCCGCCGAACAGCACGATCGTCACCGGCGCGCTGGACGTCAGCAGGTCCGCCGCCCCGCGCCGCGCCGCGAACGCGATCGAGAAGCTCAGCAGGTAGATCGCGAGCGGGATCACCCACAACAGCGGCATCGCGACCAGATCGGTGCTGACGAACGTACTGGTCGCCAGCATCATCCCCGACGGTAC
The genomic region above belongs to Sphingomonas phyllosphaerae 5.2 and contains:
- a CDS encoding spermidine synthase; the encoded protein is MTEGASARARVLFVATILTGSFLLFLVQPMIARIALPRLGGAPAVWNSAMLVYQALLLGGYGYAHLLSRVAPRRQRVVHLAVLLAACAFLPIGLSDRALPDGAEPALWVPYLFVVSIGPLFFAVSAQAPLMQRWFASARPGADPYALYAASNLGSFAGLLAFPLLVEPLMTVTRQRWLWSAGYIALIVLVAACARLLPAGSGTGGEPARRPAPSRARVLRWIALGFVPSGMMLATSTFVSTDLVAMPLLWVIPLAIYLLSFSIAFAARRGAADLLTSSAPVTIVLFGGVLMGGFAERATFSAVTALILLFMISVALHTQLYRLRPEPARLTGFYLAMSFGGALGGVFAGLVAPTLFDWTWEYPLLIVAAGMLVPQTYLTPALRAVWHRRGAPAIGSVAIVLLLAGAVLLIGREPGGFREVRHVGTIFAIVALGGLVSLGARVPYLLVLASGLLLFGGVRAVSLSLEPGARVRSYFGVYTVADEARRRTLIHGTTLHGVQLTGTAARERTPTTYYTPDSGVGHVMRAAPAVFGPGARIGVVGLGTGTLACYAQPGQRWRFYEIDPAMAALTRARRFTFVADCAPQATIVLGDARLSLERAAPASLDVLALDAFSSDAVPMHLLTREAFAGYARVLARNGVLAVHISNRFVNLRPVVAAAARAGGWQALILDHRPSLLKEEETPSSWVVMTRDPWTLALVTGREGEWKTLRARPGFAAWTDDYASILPLLTF